The nucleotide sequence AAATAAACGTGAACAAAGCCATACCTAATGGAtgactttacaaaaaaatgttgagcataattttagtaatacaTCTAACGGAAGGTTAAAAATAGAACTTTGATTGGATGTGTTTTAATAGGAAGTCCCCGATCACAGAGAGACACGGATGGGCACGCAGTCAAACTGCATCAGAAAGGGAAATAGCTGTTATTTCTTCACAAACCTGTTAGTGGTTTATTAAGCCTTagtccaggggtgggcaaactaagACCCAGGGGCTATATGCGCCCGTTTAAGCTATTTAATCGAGCCCGCCAAACGGGAGGTAATTGTATTGATAATCCttttagtttttgattttgccatTTATTCTGGTGTCTCCGCATAGATTGTGCACTATAAATACATTGACCTTTGTTTAGGTGCataaagttgttctgcattcgtgtagttttgaaagtttttgttgtttttctggttttcatGTGTGTTCATTCCAACAacacgcagcatttctctaagtttttcTATGAGGGCTATCAACCCATttgtcacaaaacaggcagacggctggttccaattgcagccATTTTCTTAGCTAGGCTAAAAGTTCACAACGCTAAATCAGGCTCAGGCAGGAAGGGGTCGATAAcaagcatcagagaagagacggGGGTAGTTAGGATCCAGGCGACattcggggcaggcggcaggcaaacagagtcaaagacaaaacagggtcaggaaacagaagcgGTCTGGATGTTACCCTTGATAATGCAGGCAggatggcacaaacaatactgagtggggctcagtgcagtgcttaagtgcACTGTGAGggattgcaaatgaaagtcagttgtgtggcatccagaaactgtgcgcTGGGATTGCTGGAAGAtgtagtgtggttagaactcaGGAAATGGTTCCCGCCGAAGACCAGAGGAGGAGACAGAGCtctagtaagaaaaaaaagtcacaattcTTAAATGCCAATTCCAAAATGTTCAGGTTTAAAACATACATAATAGTTTTCTATCAAAATTAAAGCACGTTTTTGTCCAGATGCTATGCTCTTTCTCTTATGATGTGGATTGCCAAAAAACTCCAGGTTGCTGCTCGTACGGCCTTTCTGTCAAATTTTGGAACGTCTTGTGGCCCACGAGTCAAAAGGTTTGCCCCCCCTGCCGTAGTCCCAACTGCCCCTATGGCCAGATACTGTGGATGCCAAATTTTCAATTGAAATACAAATTGTATGTTGCACCATTAAACCAAAGGTGAACCGTTGCATCTCTACTGCATACCAGTATGTTTATGTTGAACATGTCAAACTACTGTTCTGCTAAATTTaagtattttagtattttcattcatgaaaattcaaaatagtttctgttgatttttcaccggtttatgttttggtcgcctGTGGGTGAAGAACAGGTTTATGTAACTTCCAGAAGAATCTGCTAGAGTGAAATtctggatttccttggcaactgagctttatatcccttgtgctatcttagatgacccccccccccccccccccccttccattgactccctaccatgacaaaggtggataaaggtggaaagatttcacgtaatccatggacaccagtgaggatcacaaatcattgaagaaaaaaagttcagagcactgtctagtgggtctagatgacccaactcccaatggtaaagtgcctagcatAGCTCAATGGTTACCTACTGAAACAAGAGTTAAACATCATAAACAGAGGTGTAACAATGAATGACAATATGCAAATTTTGAAAAGGCTTTCGATGAAGTTTAAGAACTTATTGTGTCTAAACTAGTATTTTCAATTTAGTCCAAACTTAAATTTtatatttcaattatttttacagaattataaaaaacactgaaaacaatcATTTATGGTAAAAGAAATTACATGTGAATGAATGTTATGACTCCcttatatgtatttattatgTCAGCCTTTATagttttcctgacttttttgaAGGATTGACAATTTTTCATTCCTTTCCTGCAGTTATTCCATATCTGAACCTCTGCTGTAGAGATACAGTGAGGTTTGCTGTTCATCTCACTGCTGGTTTCATCAACAGATTTGATCCTCTTAGACTGTACTATCTATTAACGGATCTCTTAAAATGAAACATGTGAGATCCATCACTTATGTTTAGGATAGATCAGTAAAAATGGACCAGCCTTCATAAATGCCTTTTATAAACATTCACCACATCCAAAGAGACCGAATGTTTCTGTGGAAGAAGTAAAGAGAAAAGATTTCCCACAAAAAAGTCTGTGAACTTCTGTTAAAACATCAGATGGAAGAAGacggagctgcatttccaaaaaaatgcagggttgaatgctatattgctgaaggaaaatgaaatttaaggggtaataattggcaaaaaaaaaaaaagatcaaatttgaccataaataaagtgaaaacagcacaataatatatatatatatataattttttaaatgccagagccgggtatcgaaccagcgagcttctgcaccaaggcttccctatttttcatttcaatagaggcaaaaatcctggaaatcctggaatatcttgaaaagttcaaggatttgaaggaccaaaagtcacagctgaaaaaagctgaaagagctgaacatttggatagttgaaatagctgaaaaaatgtagaaggagttatGCGCCAAAAAAATGGTGGaaaatactagaataaagacagaggaacaggaaaacaatgggttggatgctttatagcatttaaCCAGCAATTGATCTCCACCTTTCAGACATGACTGAGACACAGGATGAGGCAGAAATAATGGGGATGCTCAGGTGTGTAATGgcaattttacaaaaacatgagAGGTCTGAGCTCACAGAAGAGATTAGTCCAACAAACTAAGGAAGCTTCATGAAGTTTGTAAGATTTCAAAACATCTCGGGTGTtgacctgtttgttttttttatttcaaatgcgAACAACTTCCATGGCAACTAATCTCAAGGACGACTGCTAGGAAGAAAACCTTAAGCTGTCTGTTTGTTAAAGGTTCATAATTACAGACTCTTGAAGCATATTTAGTTGGAAACCACGTTTGACAAACGTCTTCCCCTtcatgtcctgttttttttccatccacagCGCTGATGGAGACTTTGCCGTGACTCACCTCACCAAAGCTCATCTGTTCTATGACGGACAGATAAAGTGGATGCCTCCGGCCATTTACAAGTCTTCATGTAGTATAGATGTCACGTTTTTCCCCTTTGACCAGCAAAGCTGCAAGATGAAGTTTGGCTCTTGGACGTACGATCGGGCGAAAATAGATCTGATCAGCATGGCCAGCGACGTGGATCAGATGGACTACTGGGAGAGCGGCGAGTGGGTCATTGTCAACGCAGTGGGCAAgtacaacacaaaaaagtacgAGTGCTGCGCTGAAATCTACGCAGACATCACCTACTACTTCATCATCCGGAGGCTCCCCCTCTTCTACACCATCAACCTGATCATCCCCTGTCTGCTCATCTCCTGCTTGACGGTGCTTGTTTTCTATTTGCCGTCGCAGTGCGGCGAGAAGATAACTTTGTGCATCTCAGTCTTGCTGTCCCTAACGGTGTTCCTTCTGCTGATAACGGAGATCATCCCCTCCACGTCTCTGGTGATCCCGCTGATCGGTGAATACCTGCTGTTCACGATGGTGTTTGTCACGCTttccatcatcatcaccatcttTGTGCTGAACGTGCACCACCGATCGCCACAGACGCACGGCATGCCTCACTGGGTGCGAAGGGTCTTCCTGGATCTGGTACCTCGGGTTCTGTTCATGAAACGGCCGCCTGGCACGGCGAAGCAGCACTGCAAGAGGCTCATTGAGATGATGCACTGTCCAACCACAATATCGGCCACGGGGAACTCGCAGTCCTTTTGGACCGGGCTGGACTCGGAGCTGAGACAGATGACACAAGTTCACAACAGCCTCCCAAAGGTGGACAGTCCAAGAATCCTGGTGTGCTCCCCGTCTCCCTCTTCTTCTCCTGTTGATGACTGCAGCGATGAAGATCATCCACTGAAAGCCGACATCTTCTGCCAGACCCCGTCTGGTCAGTACTCCCCTCTCCTGGAGCATCAAGCCCTGTGCAGACACATCTCCACCACCCACTCCGCTCCTCAGTTGTCCATGCCGCTGGGCCCGTTTCCCTGCCTCTCCAGGGAGCATCCCAGCCCGCTGGCCCGAAACGGTCGCTCCCTGAGTGTGGAGCAAATGTGCGGGAAGCAGGGGCAGCCGCCTCAGAGATCAGCACATCGGTGTCGCTCGCAGAGCTTCCAGTACTGCTGTCTGCATAATGACGGGGCGGCGGGCTTCACGGGCCAAACCAACAAAACACCCGAACAGCTGACAGAAACTCTGGCGGCTGAGTTTGCTAAAGATGCAAGCACCCAGCTGGACAATATGGCTCCTATAGTTTCCCCAGCGATGCAGCGCGCCATCGAGGGGGTGCAGTACATCGCCGATCATCTCAGGGCGGGAGACGCAGACTTTTCAGTGAGTTCATTCCCATTCATTCAACTGAAGTTCAAATATTTCCTGGTGGCTGtttgtaaatacaaaaaacctaaaacctTTAATGAAATGGAGAGcagcttttaaaatacatttactgTCTATTATTACTTAATTCAGAACAATTTTGTTAAActaattttacttttactcttcaggttttaaaaatgttcctttttcttaatttctggTGGTTCTTACACTTTATTTAGCCCATTTAACCCCTTCAGACCCGGCGCCCACATGTGTGGACGTCACATTTTAGGTGATGCTACCACTGCAGTTCATTTTGCTTAGCCCCATAGAGGGTTAACTCAAATATTAGCTCGGGTCTTAAGGGGCTAAGCAACATTAGAGATGAAGAAATGTTAGGTGTCCTATTAAATATAAATCTCCCTCTTATACTCCAGTATGTAAAGGTTAAGATGTTCTTTCAGAATGTCAGTCCAGCGTTCCCTCGCTATTTCCAGTTCACCTTTCGCAGTCTTGCCATTTTGCAGATTTTCTTCGTGCAATTTTccatgcatttttaattttttttatgtgcacttttttctgtgtcctgattggctgttaacattgtcaatcaatctcctctgtgccgtttctcctgtacagaatgtgttcagtttatacattttagatctttgttttaattctataatcctggacacatttttctacaatgatttgaactaaaatgtgaaaatgttcatgtttgagaaaaatgtgcaaagtgtgtagtgaggagttaaCAGCCTTTAAACCATTGTCCGGGTGAAtcctcgattctgattggcttcATGTTGTGACGCGTCATGGAAGAggaggacaaacaaaaaaacaaatgttttacgCTTTTGCTTTTGGAGCAGCACGCTAAAACAAATTCATAAAACCAAAAGGAAAGGGAACAAAGTTTAGAACATTAAGGATTTAGTATTGAAACTGTGACTTTCCAAGTATTCTAGAGCGTGCCCTGTCAAGGTTGACAGTAGAAATGGATTCTactaaaacactattttttttttttgacattgaTTTTGATCTGATGAAAACTTTGTTCCTTGTTTTGGGTAAAGTAAACTTTTCTGAGCTTTCAGATAAACCAAATGTGCTTCCTTTTTGACAGGAGGCAAACATTTCTTTTGCGGATTTAATGatcctaaaatactttttaatcaaagcatttgaacaaattttttttatttttaaacatgtatcttcaaagctgtaaaatgtGAATATTTGAATGAAGGGAATCAAAGCTTCAACGTAAAATGTTTTCCTCCATCTGCAATCTCGACTCATTTCCTGTCCACGCGGTTGCAACGCAGCAACAAGGAGGTCCAGCAGGTTGCTCGTCTTTTCCATTGGCTTGTGTAAATTCCATGTCAAAGAAGAGAGATGACAGCAATTATCTGGCTGGTGCTCATTTGAAATGGGTCACAAGGCTATTATGAGATCAGGATGATCAGGAGTCTGGAATCCATCAATCTGCATGGAAAAAGTCATTCACTGAAGGAAAACACCCGAGATGATTGCTGGTCTTTCCAGGGTATTTGAATCAACATTCCCTTTAATGCCTTTTCTGTAGGTTACGGAACTGTGTTAGCATAAAACATTAATTCGGACATTATATAGCTTAAAATGGGTTGGGTTCTTTTTAACAAGTGACCACAGTGTCAGTTTGTGAAATGTTGTTCTGAGAAACCAGTTTCTAAAAACACCACAACTCCGTTGCATGTCAACAacctgcaaaacagaaaaattgtgggtttttttctggacTAAACTGAAGTTAGAGAAGATTGCATTTAACAGCTGTGAAAATCCCagcttttcataaaaaaaaaaacacaaaatctcgAGCTCACACAGTACTTTATCTAACTTTTGAACAAACAAGAAGCTCTCCTGTCCCTCAAGCGTGTCAGCAACAGCACTGCGAGCGCAGCTTTGCAGAACTCAGTACAATCCTCACAAAACACAACCTGTTTGACGTAAAAGGAGACAACAGCCACTCTTGGCTTAGAAACTTTTTTATACTTTGACCTAAAAACACTCAATATTAATTCATCTTTATGTCAAtctgaaaaaaggttttgtagaAATTATGACTGAGTTCATTTATGACTTTGGACCGACAATGTCAGTCATAGGTTTTGGGGAAAAATGTGAATTAATTTATTATAATCTAATTTATTATGCTTAGAATTGACTTACTAATTGGATGTGAAATGCCCTGTCTCCTCCTGAAGTTTGACTCTTTTTAACACATACATAACagttatatataaataaatagatcaCTGCACTGCCACAGCCGAGGTTTAtagaattattttttcaattaagAAATGCCAGTCCTGATAACTAGAGAGAAATAATCTAATAATCTGACCTTGAGTTTGTTGCAAGAGTCAAAAGATTGACTGACATTTGGGAAAAAGCTgcctgctgttaaaaaaaaaagccatggaggagaaatcaatCACTGGTGAGAAATGATTGCTGGTATGGTGTGAAATTTGAAATGTCTCTTTCTGCGGTTTGCTCTCTCTCTGCCAGGTGAAGGAGGACTGGAAGTACGTCGCCATGGTCATTGACCggatcttcctctggatgtttGTGCTGGTGTGCATTCTGGGATCAGTGGGACTCTTCCTTCCTCCTTGGTTGGCTGGAATGATCTAGACACTCTGGAACATGAACTCTGACAAAAGgacctttattttgtttaaaaaagttccattattgttgtgtttctgtttttttaaagatactaaagtgttttgttgtttactcAAACTCATGTTAGCAAAAGGTTAGCTGTGGAGAAGCAACATGACAAATCAATCTGAAATTCTGCGGTTGTATAAATTCTTTATTAGGGCAAAAGGccaacaaagaaaacatctcGTCCTGCCAATCCACTTTCACCTGCaagactattaaaaaaaaaaagaaatgaccaacagaaaagtataaaaaatgcTGCAGATAAAGATTCAAAGCAGTTTGGATCCACTCTCTACATTCCAGCACTGCAGCAAAGATAACAACGAAATGCTTTCACCAAATATTAATAAGCTTATGTTCATTAAATATTCATATTTCCATTGAATGTGTCAGAGTTTGCTGCTGGGAGAgatttctgtttagtttaatgATCTCAAGTAAGCGCACGCACAGATCCTTATGGTTCTAAACTACAAACCAACCCTTCGTTCTTAGTTACTAAAACgttattttttgttcatttgttgtttcttctctattttttttactttttttttaatgttgagcTTTAACACTGTCATGAAAACCTGTCTGGACGCctccaaaacagttttttttggccCAAATTCCAGAGAGAAAGTTTGAAAGAGAAGCCGTGACCAAAGCCGCTCCGAGAGAAAAGAGTTTAAGATCAACCACAACAATAACGGACGTTTTTTTCATTACCACGCAAAAAAATCATCCTAGTTCTAAACTTttacgtttatttatttattcttttattttttttagtcccaccttgatcatcttttgatctatgatcaaagcgttcccagtggtcttttgataatGATTATGTCTTTATTAGGcagaatctttttcaaactgcatctttttgtctgctcctgattcccagttatttggataaagaaaaactcagaatgAGACTAATCTTCCTCatacatgtcttccatcatgagaaaaatgttgcactacaccaaaagcaccattttcatcacagtaggtctttaaaaaacCTGCCATCAACTTTAGGCTAAAAGCGATCAGAACTTCCTTGAAATGAAGTCATATTCCCTGAGAACAGCGTGACCTGTAACCGAATAACTGCTGAAAGGAAATCCAGCGCAGGAACAGTGCTTGCGTTTGCAACTCTGCGCCTCACATTGTTATTGTAGGTGTCTGACAGCCGTATGGGGGAGAGCTCTGCTGAAGATTTGCTGAGGGGAAAGGTTTGACTAGAAATCATGTGGGAGGTGGGGAGCTGCAGGATGACAACACAGTCTCAGTGAGTGAGAGCTCAAGCCAAACCCGGAGAGAAAAGCTGCTAAACATTCAGCAAACCTGAAGAGGAGAACGTTCAAGGAGGAGTCTGATGCACAATTAGTGGAGGGAAGATGCAGGCTGGAAAAAACAATCAGTCAGTGAAGTACTTAAATGAATGTCTGTCATATTACAAGTCTGGGACCTGAGAACGACATTCGGCCTGGTTATGTGAGGCGCTGAAAGCCTGtaagcccctccacaatctgcAGAGCAAACATAGACGATACTCATCCAGGCGGCAAAAGTCATCTGATTCTGAGccacaattaacccttgtgctatcttagacgaccccccccttccattgaggtgttctccctaccatgacaaaggtggataaaggtggaaagatttcatgtaatccatggacaccagtgaagatcacaaatcattgaagaaaaaaggctcagagcactgtctagtgggtctagatgacccaactcccaatgttaaagtgcctaggttagcacaagggttacaacactgaaagtaaaaaaatacaaaagcactGCAGGCATCTGACGGAAAtctacttggaaaaaaaaaaaacagaaaacaacagatttcatCTGCTGCCAAAACTACATGTGTGTaacgtccttttcaaaacacggcaGTACCAACCATTGGTACTTCCATGATCAAGTAGGACCAATTGATAATTGCGTTTTCTGCTCGGCTGGATTAAAATGACACCAAGAGAAACGTTTGTAAGAACAAACCTGTTGAAACAAAAaggctggagcaagatttgcatcgCTTTGACTTTGCTCATCAAGTTTCATCCCACTGTAGGTAGCAGACAAGCACtactaaactgtaaaaaaaaaaacttaagaagAAGAATCCTACCCACCTGGGAAACACGTCTTCACACCAGTGGAGGCAAAAAGACACCAGTGGGGCTCTTCTGCAGGGtgagtggaaaatgtttcaggaAAAAAGGCTAAACTGTTTGCTTTTGGGAAAGAACATTTGAAGTGTTTCTACACTGCAATTCAGGAATAAACGAAATGTAAATGCGATGTATAATCCGTCTGTAGAAGCCAATATCATGAAATGACAATAGAGGAAAAACCGTATTTATTAGTGAATCCTAATTAGCTgcctttccttttatttctgcCGTCGTGTTTCTCTCCACAGCCGTTTCACTCGGCCGAAACTTCCAATTGGACTGAAAAACGTTCCACCTGGATGGCCTCAATTCTAACCACCACCATCAAACTATCGCGTTTCCACCAGATCAGCAGAAGACCGCCGACTGATCAATATGTACATTTACAGACAAGAGAAAATCCTAATTCAGGAAAATATGGAGAATAAAAGACTTTGGACGTGCAGAGATATGTgtgttttatgaaaatgaatgaGATCCCATTTTGAAACCTATAAAAATGAAGGATTTTTATTaacaaattgaaaaaattgggggatttttttcttctaattttcaagttaaataacattttaaaatacatttcttgaaAATACAAAGATTATGTATTGTGTTATAATCAGAGAAGGGCAAATGCTGAGCTTCCAAAAACTCAGTTTGTTGTTCAGATGAGACTGAAATATAAATCTAAATGACAGGGACAAGCCTGAACGCAGGTGTGAGTGTCATCCCACACAGTTTAGGACAACAACCTGACGGTTCATGACAGGAGGGACTGGACTTCCCCGCTGTgtcccacaaattaaaaacaacgcTGCTGAAAGAAGATCTGCTCTGCACAACTGCAACAGCAGATACTTGTGATTCATCACCTGACGGCGTGACGGGAAAGCAAAGCTCTGAGCCAACACAACACTCCAGTGAATTAAGGTCAAACATCTGCCTCAATTGCTCCATCCAAGGTGACAGATGTTGATGCTTGTGTGAAGGGAAGCGACCACATTAAAGCATTTCATTAATTGATACAAGTCAGCAATGAAGAAATGGAAAATCCACTTTAAATTGAATACATTACTTAGTTAAAATGACTGACTAATTCATGTTAAGGTccagaaatgaacatttaaaacataaatgctTATTTAGTGAACATCAAAGAGTCGTTGGGCTTCTGGTAGAACCCATCCAACACCCCCAATGCAGCCTTGACTCTTCCCTCCACCTGGTTTCACAAACATTCGCACCTTGAATTATATGAGGGAAATCAAAATGTCCCATATTTACAAGGTATATAAACAACTCCCAGCTTAAAGACCTGCAGGGATCCTGCGGGGGTCAGGGACAGGTATGGCTCTCACAGGTCATGAATGTTTCAACAGCTCAGAAACCCAGAAGTTCCCATTTATCGCATcgaaaaaagattttctgatgAGAGCTGAAACCTCTAACTACTATTTAAGCATTTAGAGAAACAGAATCTTCTAAATATCCATcgtgaaagtaaaaaaatacagaattttaCTTTACGATTTACAGTCAAATGGGCAAAAACAAAGGCGCATCGTGTGATCGTACTCCCCTCTGTGAGTAAACTTCAAAATGCTGATTCCTATAAATCCTGCACATCTCACATGACTGAGCCTTCATAACTCTGctgacagaaaacattttgaatcTAACTGTACACCATGCATTATTTATGGTTCTCATTCAGCCTGCAGATGCTGCATGCTTCCTttgcatgagaaaaaaaaccttctgaaTGCGCCAGACTAACAGAGTGGACACACATCCAAACCAAGGCTGTGTTTCTGCTGAAGCTCTTGCAGCAGATAGGGGGGGCCGCCTCTGGGACATCAGGATCATCCAGGGCAGATGCAATGGCCTGAAACTCCTGGCAGAGCTCTATTAAATATGTCCCGCTGTCCGCCGATCTCCTCTAGTGAGTGCAGGAAACAGGATAGAACAAATACAGGGATCTCCAAAATTAGGATTTATTTCCTGCAGTTTAGTGATTTACGATAACTTGCTTCAACAGATTCTAAAGGCTcagatttctaaaaataaaaaaacttgtttgagGCAAATTCTTGGTCCTGCGCTTACAAAGATTTGTGGACTGTTGAGACAGTTTTACCATGAAACTAAATGATTGCTTTGAGTTCAAAAAAGGCTAAATTTAGTGGCACAGATGGAAGATTTAGAAAGTCAACAGCCaaacagatggaaaaagaaGATTATGGCGTCTGAAAGAGACCCAGAGAACCCACATCAACTTTATCACTTCCTCGTGTGAGTGTCAGCATCAGATAAAGCTGAGAAGAAAGCTGAGGTTGCTACGGCGATACTCCTCAGTGACTTTCTATGAACCAACAGACTGTTGCTGTGAATTTTTGTCTGAGACCACTAAAATATGTTTGAATATTTGTGCCTGCCGGCTTTGGTAATTACACAAactaacaaatgtttttaaacaccCAAGGTGGTTTCACGCTGTGACAGTTTTCAGGCATTTGCCGAGGATTTtcttaaatgtcaaaaatctctgcaacatttatttaaagttacataAATTCCAGAAACTTTtcccaaagtgaaaaaaaattattttttcatctgttattGTGGAAACTTGTCCTCTGGTTTGTTTAAACAGGAGAcgtttctgtttctgcagatgGAAATAATCAAACtaatcattatttatttattatatgaTCATTTTCAGCCCTCCTTTTCTGagtttggtttccttttttgAGCTTTACATTTGTGTACCAAGTAAATCTGCTGTGTTTATGGTATATTACTATTAtgtattttctttaatattttctaTAGGTTTAAATGCTGACAGCCTGGAATAAAACTTGATAACCTCTTATTGATCATTAGTTTGCTATGTTATCTTTGTTGGACCAAAACatttagttcatttttccaacctttattttaaaaaacggatcaaaattaataattgaatttacTGTAAACTAAAGACTACACTGTAAAAACACTTGCATTATTTCTTTAACTCAATTCGTTTATGTtgggatttatt is from Oryzias latipes chromosome 7, ASM223467v1 and encodes:
- the LOC101158195 gene encoding neuronal acetylcholine receptor subunit alpha-4 isoform X3 — protein: MMTTNVWLKQEWNDYKLRWNPEDYENVTSIRIPSEIIWRPDIVLYNNADGDFAVTHLTKAHLFYDGQIKWMPPAIYKSSCSIDVTFFPFDQQSCKMKFGSWTYDRAKIDLISMASDVDQMDYWESGEWVIVNAVGKYNTKKYECCAEIYADITYYFIIRRLPLFYTINLIIPCLLISCLTVLVFYLPSQCGEKITLCISVLLSLTVFLLLITEIIPSTSLVIPLIGEYLLFTMVFVTLSIIITIFVLNVHHRSPQTHGMPHWVRRVFLDLVPRVLFMKRPPGTAKQHCKRLIEMMHCPTTISATGNSQSFWTGLDSELRQMTQVHNSLPKVDSPRILVCSPSPSSSPVDDCSDEDHPLKADIFCQTPSGQYSPLLEHQALCRHISTTHSAPQLSMPLGPFPCLSREHPSPLARNGRSLSVEQMCGKQGQPPQRSAHRCRSQSFQYCCLHNDGAAGFTGQTNKTPEQLTETLAAEFAKDASTQLDNMAPIVSPAMQRAIEGVQYIADHLRAGDADFSVKEDWKYVAMVIDRIFLWMFVLVCILGSVGLFLPPWLAGMI
- the LOC101158195 gene encoding neuronal acetylcholine receptor subunit alpha-4 isoform X2 encodes the protein MRHKDEKNQMMTTNVWLKQEWNDYKLRWNPEDYENVTSIRIPSEIIWRPDIVLYNNADGDFAVTHLTKAHLFYDGQIKWMPPAIYKSSCSIDVTFFPFDQQSCKMKFGSWTYDRAKIDLISMASDVDQMDYWESGEWVIVNAVGKYNTKKYECCAEIYADITYYFIIRRLPLFYTINLIIPCLLISCLTVLVFYLPSQCGEKITLCISVLLSLTVFLLLITEIIPSTSLVIPLIGEYLLFTMVFVTLSIIITIFVLNVHHRSPQTHGMPHWVRRVFLDLVPRVLFMKRPPGTAKQHCKRLIEMMHCPTTISATGNSQSFWTGLDSELRQMTQVHNSLPKVDSPRILVCSPSPSSSPVDDCSDEDHPLKADIFCQTPSGQYSPLLEHQALCRHISTTHSAPQLSMPLGPFPCLSREHPSPLARNGRSLSVEQMCGKQGQPPQRSAHRCRSQSFQYCCLHNDGAAGFTGQTNKTPEQLTETLAAEFAKDASTQLDNMAPIVSPAMQRAIEGVQYIADHLRAGDADFSVKEDWKYVAMVIDRIFLWMFVLVCILGSVGLFLPPWLAGMI
- the LOC101158195 gene encoding neuronal acetylcholine receptor subunit alpha-2 isoform X1, with protein sequence MDLIKYFSLFFIALSRHVSSQIEPRAHAEERLLQNLFARYNKLSRPVQNTSDTVLVHFGLSIAQLIDVDEKNQMMTTNVWLKQEWNDYKLRWNPEDYENVTSIRIPSEIIWRPDIVLYNNADGDFAVTHLTKAHLFYDGQIKWMPPAIYKSSCSIDVTFFPFDQQSCKMKFGSWTYDRAKIDLISMASDVDQMDYWESGEWVIVNAVGKYNTKKYECCAEIYADITYYFIIRRLPLFYTINLIIPCLLISCLTVLVFYLPSQCGEKITLCISVLLSLTVFLLLITEIIPSTSLVIPLIGEYLLFTMVFVTLSIIITIFVLNVHHRSPQTHGMPHWVRRVFLDLVPRVLFMKRPPGTAKQHCKRLIEMMHCPTTISATGNSQSFWTGLDSELRQMTQVHNSLPKVDSPRILVCSPSPSSSPVDDCSDEDHPLKADIFCQTPSGQYSPLLEHQALCRHISTTHSAPQLSMPLGPFPCLSREHPSPLARNGRSLSVEQMCGKQGQPPQRSAHRCRSQSFQYCCLHNDGAAGFTGQTNKTPEQLTETLAAEFAKDASTQLDNMAPIVSPAMQRAIEGVQYIADHLRAGDADFSVKEDWKYVAMVIDRIFLWMFVLVCILGSVGLFLPPWLAGMI